The Belonocnema kinseyi isolate 2016_QV_RU_SX_M_011 chromosome 1, B_treatae_v1, whole genome shotgun sequence genomic interval ttaacatttagatttttcagaagaactattgtgatttaaaaaatactatatacattttcaacaaaaatatcttatccagaaatatattttgttttaattattattttaaataaaatgtttaaatacttcaaacatgaaaagagttgtttctttggtataaatacttggttatttcaattaaaaaaaaaaaaaattgtcaaagaaaaatgctttcagcacttgtttatcttgaaatgtctttctataatactttttttaaaattaaaaatatgatttttcgagaacattttttttataataaaaaaagaatgtaccGAAAActtggatcaagcttcagatctgaaaaaattcagcgatacatacatgtcaaacttttctaacctcaaaaaatttttctactgctaGGCAGCAAGCTAGTTTTGAGCTCTGTGACATTGGAGTCACAGAgcgcaaaaaatttttgatcaatcgTCTTAATGCGTCTGAtagaccagaatctatcaatctatcatgagCACAAGTCGATCTAAAAAAATCCTCAACTACCCTATTCTAATAGATGTTGAAGTTTGTGCATGCATGCGCTTCAATTCCAACAATCCCCCTCAATTATCGATTAATGGATCAGTCTATCAATGATCATTCGATCTAACCATGAATTCAATCGAACTACTCAAATTTCGAACTTAACCAGGTATATTAGTCACCTGGGTTGTCGACAGACCCTATATGCTCTAAGGTACGAAATCCTAGCATCCCCAAATAAACCTTACTTAAaggttaaatttttgtaatattccattttgctataaaaactaattttgtaataCGTAAACTTAAATACAGCACGCAATTGTAACAAGAACGTCATCTTCCGTTTAATAATttgttggccctgaaaagggccgattgatGTTTTAGTTGATgcgaggaaaaaaattattttgagcttGTATACTTTGTTACAGCCTTTGTGCCTTCGGACACGGCGTGCTTGGCGAGTTCACCAGGAAGAATAAGCCGGACAGCAGTCTGGATCTCCCGAGATGTTATGGTGGATCTCTTGTTGTAATGAGCCAATCTGGAAGATTCAGCGGCAATACGTNNNNNNNNNNNNNNNNNNNNNNNNNNNNNNNNNNNNNNNNNNNNNNNNNNNNNNNNNNNNNNNNNNNNNNNNNNNNNNNNNNNNNNNNNNNNNNNNNNNNAGCGTAACTTTCCTTCCTCTTGCGCTTCTTCTTCTTGTCGGTCTTAGCGACATTTTTCTGGGCTTTGCCAGCTTTCTTCACTGCTTTACCACTAGCTTTAGGGGCCATTGCGATTTTCGATGATACAAATGTCTGTACTGTACGAAAAATCAGAACGATTTGTTGGTTGCTCTTTAACGCCACCTATTTAGTAGCGCTACGAAAGGGAGAGCGCTTCAATGAAAAACAACTAGAGTGTGGACGAAAGCGGATTGGTGCATCCAGCTAGTGCCAGGCAAGAATATTTTGTTTCTCCCCACTCTATTCTGCGCTGTTTCGATGCGCCATACCACTCCTCCCACCCCGTCAAAGCGCATAAAAGAagtgttttcaaaacttttatgtaCAACTTCGTCAGACTTTGTTGAGGTTACAttctgttttaaagaaatttctaaaaatgtctggTCGTGGTAAAGGTCGAGCAAAGGGTGGTAAGTCAAAGACCCGTTCAAGCAGAGCTGGTCTTCAGTTCCCCGTTGGTAGACTCCATCGTCTACTTCGTAAAGGAAACTATGCTGAGAGAGTAGGAGCTGGTGCACCAGTTTACTTGGCAGCTGTCATGGAATATTTGGCTGCTGAAGTTCTGGAATTGGCTGGAAATGCTGCTCGTGACAACAAAAAGTCGAGGATCATCCCTCGTCATTTGCAATTAGCCATCAGAAACGATGAGGAATTAAACAAACTTCTCTCTGGTGTTACCATCGCTCAAGGTGGAGTTCTGCCCAACATACAGGCTGTTCTTTTGCCCAAGAAGACTGAAAAGAAGGCTTAAGTTTCAGATCCACTAACTGCTTTTCCAATCGGCCCTTTTTAGGGCCACCAAATATTTTAACGAAGGAATTGTTTCTCAttctactacattttttttaagtcacgAAGACGTTTTAAGCTTTAACAATATTTCGTAATGCACAGTTTCGGACGGTAatatgttttttgcaatttagaTTTTTAGTCGTCAGGCGAGCGTCTATaccagggctcgccacttcaagaaGGTGTTGGCTGCcatcaattttttctgtcatttttttcttcgttttccaggaatcgagcgaagggttacggtcacggtaaattacgtctcgtcgtcgttcacgccggggggtctgaacctttttactcgaattttcaatacatttaatttccaattttatttttaattgagaaagtga includes:
- the LOC117176304 gene encoding histone H2A-like yields the protein MSGRGKGRAKGGKSKTRSSRAGLQFPVGRLHRLLRKGNYAERVGAGAPVYLAAVMEYLAAEVLELAGNAARDNKKSRIIPRHLQLAIRNDEELNKLLSGVTIAQGGVLPNIQAVLLPKKTEKKA